The segment TGCGTCGCCAAAAAACGCCCAGCATCGAAGGGTGATCAGTTCGACGCAGTTGCAACGCCGATCAAATTTGAACCTGAGCCCTTGGCTTATTTATGGGTAGCTGAGAACCCCGACCGGATCGACACGGAAACCGGCGAATACATGGGCGAGAACCCGCATTTGCATATAATGATGAAATGGCGTGTAGACCACCGTCACTTCGAAGCTTGGGCCGCCCGTCTCGAGAAACTATGGGGTCACGGGTTTGCGCATTTGGAGAAAATCAAAGACCCGCAGAAAGCCGGGAGCTATGTTGCCAAGGCGGCTGGTTACCTAAGCAAAGCTCAAGGCAAAACTGATCAGGGCGATATAAGGGGCAACCGTTACGGCATAAGCGCCAGAGCCAGGGCCCCCGGATGGATTGAATGCGAACGGCACCAGGTTGGCCTCATGGGATGGCTCCTGGCGGAAGCACACGAAAAATGGAATACCAAACACGGCCCTAAAATAGCGCGTCGTGATTACCTGAAAAAGAAGCTAACTGGTGATATTAGCGTAAGGGCCGGAAAGGTAGTCCAGATCCTCGCAGCACAACCTCACGAGCGCAAAGCCATCGGCAATGCGCTTGAGAAGGTACGACGTGCGATCGAAGCTTTACCAAGAGTCAGCAAATATGGAGCCGTGTTTAAAAGCCAGGAACAGCTAGATCGGTTCATGACCTGGGCCCACCGCCAAGGGTGGTCAGAGCGACCGCAGGAAAGTCTTTGGCTGAAACAATGGCGGCATAATCAGTTGTTTCGGAGGAACAGGTCGCGCCTCAATGCTAGCGCTGAAGATTTTGCTGCATGGTATCAGCAAGCTGATTCAGGCGAATTCGCCCTTGAAGGTGACTACAGAGGATGGGAGCCCGCCGATGAGTGACCGAATAGCAGTATTTCGTCGGCTACTCCTGAAGCAAAAACCAGTCTTATCCACGCTCTCCTCCTAGGAGTTCTGTTAACAACTATATTCCACATGAAGGCGAGAGGACTCCGAGCGAATATATTTAGTTCAGTTGGCGCTCGCCGCCCGGGCGGTGTATGTGTAGATAAATGGTTAGTGGCCATAGCTTTTAAACCAGAGGTCTAATATCGCGCTCACCGACAATTTTGGAACGCAACGAAAAAATTTTCGGTGAGCAACGCTTCATTAAACTTTGAAGAAAGAATTGTAAATTGCTAGTGCGATCTGTGCGCCCAAGACAGGCGGCACAGCATTTCCAACTTGTGTAAACTGACGCGCAGACGAGCCCGTAAAAATATAGTTATCGGGAAAGGTCTGAAGACGAGCACACTCTCGAACACTAAGCGTTCTGGGAATAAACGGGTGCAGGTGAGACCTTCCGCCACCAGCAGACCCACCTGCAATAACAGTTTTCGACGGCATGCTGGGATTTAGCCGATCGACTCTACCTAACTGATCTCGCTTTCCAACGTCTAGATTGATATAACGTTTAACCGAGCTAGCTTTGTGCTTGCGAGTTATGTGGTTAGGACAGTCTTTTCGAATATTCAATAACGCCCGCATACAACCGATTATTGATTCAGCCTTTTTCGGCGGAGTGAAGTCTTTCTTGCCACGATATCCAATAATAAAAAGTCGCTCACGCTTTTGCGGAACTGAATAATGCGCTGCATTTAACTTAAGAGGGTCGTGTATTTTATACCCCTTATCCTCGAGATATTTATACACTTTAGATAACTGTTCTCCCCCATCAACATCAATTAAGCCCGGTACATTTTCAATAACAAACACTTTAGGAAGATACTTTTCAATGAACCAAATATAGTCAAAAAGTAAGTTTCCATTTTTCTCATGAGCGAATCCGGTTCGCTTAAAGTTATCGCCATTTTTAGAAAATCGTTGATTTGCCGCAATGGAAAATGGCTGGCACGGTGGCCCTCCGATGAAAACACCGTTAAATGGCTTTTTTACTCCTTTTTCATCGAGCTCTCTTGATAATAGGGTTCTTTGTGATACATCTCCATCGCTGTATGGCGGGCCGATAACATCCCAGTCGCGATTCGCCCTCAACGTATCGCAAAATATTTCATTATGTTCGATGACAGCTAGGTGCTCAAAGCCTGCTGCTTCGAACCCGAGATCGAGTCCGCCAGCCCCAGAAAAAAAACTCACCACTGGGGTGCCGTGGAATGGCTGCCGAAAACAGTCCAGTTCCTTATATGCCTCTCCCTGAAGGGCAACGGGTTCTGGTGGGAGATTGTAGCGAAGGTCGTCATAAGTTAGCCCTTCAGCTTCTAATAGCTGCTCAAGCTCAACGCCCGTATCAAGAGCCCGTTCAATCAGCTTTGATAGTCGAATAGGAATTGCGGATAGGAGTTCTACGGGTACCATCGTTGCTCACCTGAATTACTGTATATCAATACAGTATATGCTAAATATTTAAGAACTGCGATTTTACCTGATAGTAGGTTTCTTTAGCATGTTCCTCTGACACAAAATCAGCCAAATTTTCGTTAGATAGCTCAATCTTGTAGAAAGAATGGGTCGCGCGATGACAGTTTGGACAGAGCCCCACCAAGTCATTCAGTGAAGTCCCGGCGCGATCGACGTGCAGTGGCGAAGCGAGAGGCAGAATATGATGCACCTCGATTAAATTATTTAACCATGGGTAGCGTCCTGCGACCTCGACTCGGCAAATATCGCATAACTTTGAATTTTCTGCATGCTGGAAATAGTGCTTGATGACCTTACGATTTCGCTCAGTTCGGAGATGTGAGACTCTGATCTTCCGCCCTTCAGTGAAAACCAGATCCTCGGGTGTATTCGGCTCTTTGAGTTCTAACAAACTTTCCTCATTCGGAGAGATATCGAACATTCTTTGAATCTCAAACTCAGAATCCTCGTGCCTTAAACCGTTCATCGGAGATACAAGCCCCTCAACTTGAGCGGAGCTCAAATTTTCAAGTGCATGAATATCGATAAAAAGACGGCTATCATTCCAGGACAGAAAACTGAGTTGGCTAAT is part of the Marinobacter antarcticus genome and harbors:
- a CDS encoding HNH endonuclease, with product MWRWDQGRLQYFSLDRIRRIAACITELDGVSLNADPDPLRTLLPLTVGLPFAPEHYRVWRNYARVFKILGLASTINGRLRPTSLCRRLIATGEEYLTYDAYLQFLVKVFYYPSPAFKGYNVNDTQSYPYCAILKYLIANAHNSGDPSLTVEDVFSRLIGNNVTGLEGINSYANLGASNFIGQNDQIRQVREMLVFISQLSFLSWNDSRLFIDIHALENLSSAQVEGLVSPMNGLRHEDSEFEIQRMFDISPNEESLLELKEPNTPEDLVFTEGRKIRVSHLRTERNRKVIKHYFQHAENSKLCDICRVEVAGRYPWLNNLIEVHHILPLASPLHVDRAGTSLNDLVGLCPNCHRATHSFYKIELSNENLADFVSEEHAKETYYQVKSQFLNI
- a CDS encoding DNA cytosine methyltransferase, with the translated sequence MVPVELLSAIPIRLSKLIERALDTGVELEQLLEAEGLTYDDLRYNLPPEPVALQGEAYKELDCFRQPFHGTPVVSFFSGAGGLDLGFEAAGFEHLAVIEHNEIFCDTLRANRDWDVIGPPYSDGDVSQRTLLSRELDEKGVKKPFNGVFIGGPPCQPFSIAANQRFSKNGDNFKRTGFAHEKNGNLLFDYIWFIEKYLPKVFVIENVPGLIDVDGGEQLSKVYKYLEDKGYKIHDPLKLNAAHYSVPQKRERLFIIGYRGKKDFTPPKKAESIIGCMRALLNIRKDCPNHITRKHKASSVKRYINLDVGKRDQLGRVDRLNPSMPSKTVIAGGSAGGGRSHLHPFIPRTLSVRECARLQTFPDNYIFTGSSARQFTQVGNAVPPVLGAQIALAIYNSFFKV